The Rhea pennata isolate bPtePen1 chromosome 5, bPtePen1.pri, whole genome shotgun sequence nucleotide sequence AGTGGCCAGTGCTGGGAATTGATTGTGAGTGGGTGAGTGATCAAGAAACACCTCTGCTTTAGGCTgcaaaaggggaagggaagggaataGACTCTGGGCTTTTAGCTGCATTCGTCTAGGGAGGAGTGATCCCTTTCCTTGAGTGCAGGACCAGCTGTTGACACTGCCTGTTGTCTTTCACAAAACCAGTGAAGTAGCTACTGATTTTGATTGTTCTTCCATTTACGTCTGCTCACTATATCTTTTTAATTCTCTGGTTGTATTCATTTGCTGAACTTCTGGGATGAATCAGATACGCTAAACGTGCAGTGATAGCCATTTGGCTATATGCCATTGTATGTTTTGTATAATATCTCTTTCAAGgtgatttattaaaaagttGTTTGAGTTTAGACTATTTTTAATCTACCTCTGTATTCAAGAaatgtatctatttttaaacaataaccACAGAAGATAGTGCTGATATGTAGATAGAAAATACTGGTCCTACCAGAAAGCAAtgttcctcttccccttcttcctttgCCTATATGAACTTTCAAAACAGACTTTGAACCATTTATAAAGCTTGCCTTTGCCAAGAGTTTGGCTGGAAATTTATTCACCTTGCATTCACGTATTTGCCATAAAAAGTTATATAGGGGACTGCTTTGTGCTAATGTGGATTAAAAAGCATATCTTCTACCAGCTGAACAGGTAAGGGAAAAGAAGAGTGAAGAGGGGGAAATTTCTCTAGTAGAAGCATGGTAAGAAGTAGCTGTGGGGCAGTAGTATTGTGAAACAGACCATAAATTTTTAGTAAAAAGTTTGAGTCATCTAACAACATTTGGCTATATGGTCTGGTAagtttttcctgtcttttgtgGCCTCTTTTATTGCAGTTTGTTCCAGCCTTGGTGCTGCTAATAATACTGTAACTTGAactctggtttttgtttttgtttcaggtatctgtggaaggaaaagcaaatccTGTGTCCCTGCTACAGATGGCTTCTTCCAGCGGTCTTTGCATTCTTGTTCGGTTGCCCAGGCTTGTTGCCGGTGGACAGCCTATCCCAAAGACTCTCTTGGACATCATGGCAGATAGTACTGTTTTGAAAGTTGGGGTAGGATGCTGGGAAGATGCTTGCAAGTTACTTCAGGATTACGGCTTTCCGGTCAAAGGGAGTGTGGATCTACGAAATTTAGCCATGAGACAACAGTGAGTTTCTAGTGGCAGTGGCCATGCcttatttgaaatgaaagtatttaaGACATAGTTTGTGTATGCTGAACAATGCCATGCAGGTAGGAATGCTCAGGATGTGCATTCCTGAGACAGGCAGTGACAGCAGTAGCTAAAGAACACATCATGcttctcatttttgttcttaGTGGAAATTAAGTCTTCATGCTTGTTAATTGTGCCCGTAAGTCTCCTCATGTATTGCCCATATAGACTCTTCTGGATACCATGCTTCAGCCTGCTAGAAGCCAGCTACGGTGACACACTGCAGTCAGAGTGATCACTCTGTAATCAGATATAACTTATTGAAAGTAATGAGTGACAGTACCACATGAATAGAACTGTTGGATTACAGGATTCCTtgaaaatttacaaaaatagaaCAGTTCtaactttcttttctaataccaaagtttctattaaaatgttacagttgcaatattatttttctcatcattcattcatattaaaataatatgttttaCTTGGGAGTATTCTTCGCATATATAATACATGTACTGGGGTGTGCTATTAGTGATCTggagcacagagctgctggCCTGGTGGTGCCTCTTTAGCACCAAGTGTGGGTTTCTTTTCCGTTGGTGCTTGCTGGGCATTTGAGCAGGCAGGATTGCTGAGAGTCGTTCCTACATCTCTCATTCCTCAGAAAGTGTCCCCAGTCCTGGCTCTTTGATTAAGTGGCTATGAATCCATGGAGCTCATGGTCCTTGTAGACCTCTTTATTTAAGAAGCGGATAGTTTAGAGCCAAACACTTCAACCTTAAGCATTGCCAGCTCCCATACTTGCATGCTTTGCATATTGCAGACATTAGATCATTACTAAATCTAGAAAGGAAGTTTTTGTGGAGATGAGGGAGAGGGCCTGTAAAGCTGTCAGGCAGCTGTACGCTATTTGAGTGGGAGTTACGCATCATATGCAGCAGCTCACGTCCTGACAGGATCAGGATGTacaaatctttctgaagaaaagaatttgcatGCGTGTTTAGTTTTGTCTTTAATGTGTTTGCTTCACTTTCTTTGTTAAGGAAGGATCTGCTTCACAACTGCCTTAGCCTTAAGTCTTTAGCTGAAAAAGTCCTGAACTACCCACTTGACAAGTCTTCTCACGTGCGTTGCAGCAACTGGGAGGCAGAAGAACTGACACAAGATCAGGTGTGTCTTCTGTTTCAACTTAGTGTTTTGGGAGGAAGAACAACCTTGTCATTAAAGGAGATGCATTGTGATAGACCTGAGGCTTCTCCCAGTTCTGCCTCAAAGCCTGGTGCATGTGACTGATATAAAGTTAATTTCAGTTTGTAGTGGCAGTGGctgtttccctctctttctgtgaaggtgttttttttttttttgtcatcgTCTTTGGATTCTTGAGCCTTCTTTCCCTTTAATCCAGGCAGACAGATAAAATCCTTTGGAGCACCCTTGAAGTGTTTGTGCTCCAAACACCacctttttattgttttatttcttccaatCTATGTCAGTGCAGTAAAAGAGAAAGACCTCTCCCTGCAAACTTTTTTTCACAGTCTTTAGACTGTCTTTGTTCCCCTAATTgctcattattttttaacaacCGTGCTGCAGATGTCTACAAAATTAGTGACCAGTAGAGGGAGTGACAGGATAAATGATCACACTGAAGATTAGTAGAAGGTCTTTCTTTACAGCTTGGGAGGGCTCAGTGGGGTTGGTGGGTGTTGGAGGCCTGGCTGACCTGAGAAGTTTCCAGTGGGTGCCCTTGAATCCTGCTGAGCATTTCAGGCCTGATTTACCCGGAAAATTTTCCATGCCTTGATGTGTTCAAGTGAATGCTTGTGAGTATTTCAAATCTGACTGACTctaaaaatacatgatttgTGGTGACATGAAAGTGGAATTCAACTGCAAGAGTTTTTGTGAACTTTGGAATGCAATAAAACCAGCTTTTGGTTTTATTCTATCTAGTGTTAAAGACTGATAATGTTTGGGAGTATTTGCTCTCTGCCAGTATCACAATATCTTTACTTCTTTCTCCAGGTCCTCTATGCTGCTAAGGATGCCCAGGTCTCAGTGGCTCTGTTCCTCCATTTATTGGGACTTGCCTTCCTGCCTGCTACATCTGAAGGTGAAAAATCTGTTGCTGCTTGGGAAGAAGCACTGCATAGGTGCCAGGGCTTGGTGGATATCCCATTTAGAGGAAGAAGGAGCGGCAGcgcaggagaagagaagagtgGAGAGGTAGGCTCcccacagaaaatgaagaatcgGAAATCTACCGCGAACAGCCAGCCTTCTGGCAGTCAGCAAGCGAGGGATCCTCGGAGGCAGAAGCGAAAGCCTCTAGGTGTAGGATATTCTGCAAGGTAAGTCTGTGAGTCTCATAGTCTACTTGTTAAACAAGGCAGATAATGTGAGccaggaaaaggaaacacaGGACCCAACAGTCATGAGAGTGAGAacctattttgtttttcctgtttaccTCAAGATAATGGTAACAGTGGCAGCAGTGCTCAGGTCTATACTAGGTCATGAATAGGTTGAGGGGGTGTCTCCAGCTTTTGCCCTTTCTTCTCACATGGAGACATCAGTTGGAGAACAGAGGTCTGGCAGGAGATATTTGAATGTTAGGGTGGCTTTTACAGTCCAGATAGCTATGCCCTGTCTCTTCCAGGGAGAAGGTGGCAAACTGGGCAGAACTTGTCCTGTGAGCAGGTTCTGCCTTGCAGGCTGCTATTTATACCACGCTGCTCCAGATCACTGTGGTCACAGATATGTCAAAGTACTGAGATGACCTGAAAGAGGGGCTGAGAGAGATGATGTGAGGTGGCAGAGGGCACAGGAAGCACCAGTCTGCTGTGACATCAAAGCATAGCACTTCTCTGTTGACCAGGGACAAATGGGAGAGGTCAGTACTACCTTGGCTTCACCAGGGCAGAAGTCGATCTCTGACTAGTGGGCTGTTCTGTGGGGCAAATCCTAAATTCTTACGACATTTTCCTATTGAGACTTAAGTtgctattgtttttaaattaaaacttggAGAGGTCTCTTTAAGCCCACTGCAGTGGAAGACGTGGAGATCTGGTatctttgcttttatatttgaTACAATCTAACATAATTTAATCACGTAGATGTAGGAAGTCTAATTGGCTGTAATTGTCattgtttggaaagaaaaattgacatttcaatatttgttttctcctatTCAAGATTGTTGGTTTGGCAATGGAGAGGAGACATTTTAATGGAGTCAATAATGTTGATTCATTAGCAGTCATTAACAATGTTATGTTGTAGGCAATAAGATCCTGTCGTATTTTTTTACTGGGAGACTGTGTCATACAAAACAAAGACTGTACCTCATGGGAGGAGTAAAATCTTGAACAAAAGTGCATTCCATGCTAAATTGAGATCTTgctatgtttgtttgttttttttaaccaagcTTCATTTCATGAGTGATCTCTAAAGCTAGTTTAGACTCACGGTTTCATGCAGTATTTGTAGCAGtctgaaaatgatttcaaaagttcttttctgctcttcttctgTAGGCATGCCTAGTTTGAATGTTTATTTAGAGTCAGGAACTACTCAAATTGTGATGATGTTTGAGCTGAACTGCTGATACTCAGTAGAAGCAGGCCTCCAGTATCTTTATTGGGTTTCTTTGTTCCCCTGTCCCCATGGATATCTGAAGAAATCCTCTTTGACAGATTATTTTGCCTGTAAGCCAGCCTTTTTAGCTGGTAGGACTCTGCTGATGGAATGCTTATTCATGTGATCCtgctggagagaagaaagaaaagaagcttttccaCAGCATGTATCGCTGGTCAATTCATTCCAGGTGCTCCACCAGCCCAGCCTCCTTCACTATTCAGTTTTGTTTGACAAAGtaaagaaatggatttttttgagaACAGAATCCTTTCTTAAAATGCCACATATCCCAGAGAATACACAAACAGAAGTTTTCTCTGCTGACTGAGGTTAGGTGCCTGTATTTTACATGCACTAGGAGTGGAGCCAtgtctctgcagctctgctttgttGTTTCCGTGCTGTCCTGTGTTTGGGTTCTCAGTGTGCTAAGAGGCTTTTTGTATCATTTCTCTTGGATTGATGAAAACATTGCTATTCAAACTCAGTTTTAGAAAATGCTTCTTAATAAGACATTAATATATGAGCTTAGCGTAGCTGATCTTGAAACTACCTTGTCCATAGGCTAACATACACTTTTAGCTCATCTTTGTTCCtaactagctttttttttcctctaatgattttttttaaatttctgttatCATTGCTagcttcttttgaaaaataggGTTCAGAGTTGCCAATTCTATGGGCAATAGAGTTACAGAGATACCTCACAGCCAAATGTGATGTAGCTTTTTTTGAATGTTCTGCTTCCCTTAGCAGCAGCCTGTACGTTACATTGCTGAATAAAGTATATATTTAGAGGCATCCTGTGATTCAGAGGAGACTGGGTGAATTGCAGTGTAGAATACATAGCTGTAgagagctttgtttttttggcaaGCGGTTTTATTTGCTGCAGTGTTGTCCCTGTTGCACAGAAAATCTCCGCTGTATGACAACTGTTTCCTGCATGCACCAGATGGACAGCCTCTCTGCACCTGTGATCGCAAGAAGGCTCAGTGGTATCTGGACAAGGGGATTGGAGGTGAGTGTACCATTCTTCCTGTTGGTATTGAAAGAGCTATTTTGCCATATTTCTTAGATAACTGGACATGGACTTCTGGTATCTcttcttttggaaatgtttttggGAATTTATCAGGAAATCTCCTTCCTTTTAGCATTCATATTCTagctttcaaatgcatttttttgaatatttatttcactttatcCTTTCAGAGTTGGTTAGCACAGACCCATTTGTTGTGAAGCTGCAGTTTGAGCCTTCAGGACGTCCCGAGTCTCAAGTTGATTATTATCTGACTGTCAAGGAGAACCTGTGTGTTGTGTGCGGCAAGCGAGAGTCCTACATCCGGTGAGTTGTTTAGTGGGGTAAGAGAAAATGCATCTTGTAGATCAAGACTGAAGTCTGCATCTCATTCAGCATCCAGAAATGCTGTTAGGGGCCTGAAATGTCATGCTTATTTAAGTTCTGGATGGGCTGTCACTATTTGAATGCCATGTGATCGAACATACCTGGGTAAGTTTGACACTGAGCAGGCCAGCATTGCCTCTTCTTAAAGAGGATGGTGGAATCAGTCCGTGGAGAACAAAGTGTATGAAATATGTATGTGTTGCAGTTTGAATTATAGGGAACAGCGGTATGCAGACATACACTGCTCTGATGAGATCCTCTTCTGAGGATAACTACTATTCTTCTGGCACTTATTCCTTACAATTTTGAAAGGCTTAGGTGAGCCTAGCATCTGTGAGGACagaaagaatgagatttttgtttttactgctgctgctgtttagcTGAGAGGTATATTTCTTATAGcatattgttttatatttctacagtatgaatcacttttttttaattgaaagtaATGGATTTCAAATAAATAGAAGCAGAACATTTTGGTGCACTCAGAGCCCTGATCCTGGTGATTTTTATGTTCCTCATAGTAGGTTCCTCAAGAGTAGTTGTCTCTGTGTGCCTGGAGGAGGAATTTAGGGGGACAGCAGCTCCAACCAAAGCTAATGCAATGGCTCATTTGTCTTCTCCAGGAAGAACATTGTTCCTCACGAATACCGGAGACACTTTCCCATCCAGATGAAGGACCACAACTCCCATGATGTGCTCTTGCTCTGCACATCATGCCATGCCATCTCCAATTACTATGACAACCATCTCAAGCAGCAGCTAGCTGAGGAGTTCAGTGCCCCCATTGGCTCCGAGGAAGGGGTGCGTCTGCTGGAGGATCCCCTGCGCAGGCAGGTGCGCTCAGGGGCCCGAGCCTTGCTGAATGCAGACAGCCTACCTGACCCCCGAAGGGCAGAACTTCTGCAAGGCATTAAGGACTACTTTAACACAGAGGCAGTGACCCCAGAGATGCTCCAAGAAGCAGCTGGTCTGGAAACCAGGTATAACAACCTAGCTGGTAGATATAACATTTTAGTCATTTATTTCAGGCATGTAAGTTCTACAGAAGGATGTCTACACAAGAATCCTTTGGTAAATATTaatgcagcaagaaaaataaatccagcagCATTTGCAGAGTGAGGATCACACATGCTGACTTTTCTTCCctaagctttttaattaaagtaaaacaaaatctgttccTAGTCTCCTTGTGATATCAGTGACCTTCCCTAAACTAATGATGTTGGGCTAAGATGTGTCTGAGTTTGTGACTAGTAGGAGTTGATTGACACAGTGAAAATGAATCTCTGAAAAGATACTTCATCCCTCGTATTAGTGTGCAGAGCCTGAATTTACAGTACTCTGATGCATTTAACTAGAAGGCAAGGAGAGAAGCAAAGCAGTTGCTTGTGCTGTATCCAAAGACTGTAAGCAAATAAGCAGATCATAGATTTCctactttgcttttgtttgctccTGCCCTGTGGACCATGAAATGCAGCTGTTATTTTCCATCTTCCcacttttcccctttctctacgacaatctcttcctcttcttgctcCCCCACCTTGCCCCCATCACTATTCTGTACGGTTTTTTTGAAAGGCAGATCAGGGAGGCAGACTGAAAGACAATCACACACCAAGTGCACCAGAagtcttctctcttcctctttcctaaAGCCACACCAAAAATTTTATCTTAACTAGTATcaggttttgctgttttcatgaAGACAGCATTTTCTCCTTGTTATGCTCGCTGCTGTTTGTTGCATACTAGTTATATCATGTTATATCTCTGTACCTATTCAGACAGGCAGTTCGGTGGCAGGATCAGAGCTCTGGAAAACCTAAGGTTCTTGCTGTGAGAAACTTGCAGTCTGTCTCCTGAGAAGCTTGCAGTGTGCCTTGAGAGTTTTCTTTAGTATTACTGTAAAAGGATAAAACTTTCTCATTTTGAGGAATCCACCTTTCCAGTGCATTTGTGTTACAGAAAGCAGCCTGACATTGAAACAAAGCATAAAACTCTCCCTCTCAGGTCCCCTTCTAGTTAGCTCACTGTGCAGCTGTAATTAAGCAAGTCCTGCCACCTGAAGTAAGTTCAGTATCTTGTTCCTTCCAGATAGGTCTAGGGTCTGACTGTGGGCTTGTGTACTAAACTCTGCTTGTGTTCTGGCAGGATTTGCAATGAGAACTTTATGCCACATGGGCTGAAGGTGGTGCAGTGTTTTGCTAAAGGAGGCCTGCGCTCCCTCATGCAGTTGGAAAGACGCTGGCGGCAGCATTTCTTGGACAGCATGCAGCCCAAATATCTCCCAGAGCAGTGGTCAGTGGACCATAATCACGGGAAGCTGATTCGGAAGTATGGGGAGGATCTTCAGATTGAGCTGTCATGAGACCAGTTTCCTGGAGAGACTCTAGATGATGTCTAATGGACACATGTAACAGAAGGTGGAAggactatttttatttctgtttctccacTAACATCTGGCCTGGGTTTGTGCAGTGGCTCCACCAGGTTTAGCATTTATAGAGTTAAATCCTTTGAATTGAATTTTATAAATTGGTTTGGATTTTTAATCCTAGACTGGACGTGTGACTTGCTGCAACTTTTCTGTGTGGATGGGGTCAACAGGAGCCTGTATTCAGACAGACACACCTCTGCCACTGACTATTTCAGTGCAAGGGTGTAATACTAAGGTGACTTTTCTTCTCAAAGTGACTGTGGAGAGTTGCTTTCTACCCTCCTGTGATGTCAGATGCTTCCAGACCATCTCCTTTTAACACAGTACGTGAACCTTTCTAGGTTTTCCAAGGATCCCTTGGCTGTACCAGGAGAGTCTCCTGAGGTCTCCTGATTAAAtctcctttctttgtttttggtACAGTTGTATTTATATGAGTTCTTGGAAAAGAATTCTTGCTGGAAAGAGAGATTCCTTGTTTGGAAGTGGCAAagaacctattttttttttccccagattcTGATAAGTATCAGCATTATGGATAGGCTGCTGAGTTTTCCTGATAGAGGCTGCCTGATAAGAAGTGACATTGTTTGATTCTGGCAGTGTAGCAGCACCCATATCAAGTCTCTTTTAAACTTGTTTCAGCATCACACGATTTCTAAAAATGTTACTTCCCAATTCTACTTGTTTATGGTGAATAGTTTGTGGCAGGTACCTTTTCACATCAGAGTGAAATAGGGTCAGATGTCTTAAAAAGGttgagaggaaataaaattttacttgaAGACCAGCATCTTTTAAGAGGACAGAGCACATGTGGCAGGAAGCTGGGATTCTAGTGCTCTGTTCCTGATACTGACTAGTTTGGTGGTAAGCAGGACATACTTTTTCCATGCCTGTTTCCCAGTCTCTAAAGTGGGACTAATAATACTTACCTACCTCACAAGGGTGTTGTGAGGACTAATTAATTCgtgtttttgtaaaatactttgaGAATATAGGCTAGTATGTGCtaattattactgttttctaaaTGTGCTCCTGCCTCATgtctcttaaatatttatgctttttgCCTGGTGCTAGACTTCAGCtaaatataactttttaaaaataaatagcctTTTCTGTGAAACTAATTTTGATGACATTAATTGTGTTAGATGACTGTTTCCCCTGAATGATGAAGCTATACTTGAGCTGTAAAGGTTTTTTAAAGACGTTTCAGTAAAGTCTTTATCCTTCTTCTATCCTACTGGCATGGACAGTGCAATTGGTATGTATTTTGTAATAACACTTGGCCAGAATCCTGGTCTTCCCATGATTGTGGCTTAAACTCTTCACTGTCTGATAATTCAAGAAGTTGCACAGGCCAGGGGCTGAGAACTTGTTTGTAGCAGAGCCTGTTTGAGGTAAGTAGGAGCCATGGGGATACAGATCACCATCCCAGAGGGAGGAGCTGCAGTAGCAGCCAGCATACAAGAAATCAAAGATTCATCATAAATGCAACTTGCTACAGAGCTGCAAATGAAACCATTTGCATTATAAGgccattttttttgccttctctgtacTAACAACaggttttaatgaaaactgatcTAGCTAAATGTGTCTGTGTGTTTACTCATGCAGCTGATTGTAATCTCAGCAAGAACCTCCTGTCTACAGCAGCAGCTTGGATACAAGTATTTCTATCCAAAGTGTTTTTAGGATATATTCAGATAGTGCTATCTCCTGTCTTTGCCATCAGATCAAGGCGGTGAGAGCTCTTTGTGCAGCTCAAACTCCATTCTAACAATAAAGAGTACGAATTGTCCATCTCGTTTTTTTTGttccactttgtttttcttccttttgctctgATGCTTGAACTCCTGATAAAGCTGTTGTGGTTTAATGTAACCTACAGGCTGACCACTGagctgttgttttctgtttgttgaaACAAGAAAACGATGTTGAGACAAGAATCTAACTGCAATTCCTCTGAATATAAGGAGTCAATGGTATGATCgaagaacttttattttttttttcaaataaccTGTGCAGAAATAGGAGTTTTCAAGGAATATAtccttcataaatattttcttagccAAGATTCTGTGTTACTCTTTGTCAATTATCTTTAACTTGCATCATTTTTATACAGCCTCACTCCTCTTTCAGGTTGACTATGTGTTGTTGTAGAATagatatttaattgtttttttaattttctgtcttttaatagAACATCCTTGTTTTTACTGTTCAATAGGTTGTGCATATGAATAACAAGAACATTTGCTGTGCTAATCTGGTAGAGAGTAGCAGTTCTACTGTGAGAGTCAGCATAAACTGGTTATTCACATTATTGTCAGAATATACTAGTATCGTTCCTCCCATTAGAGTTAATTGGACACAGGCATATACAGAGGTCTGCGGAGGAAAAAAGCTGGTCTATAGATTAAACTTGTGCGTATGTCTTTGTCCCTAATTGTTACAATGAGTGAAAAATCTGCTCTTTTAACAGATTTAccactgtttctcttttctgcatgcctgcttttctcttctttctttttctctgatcCTCTTCTTGTGattccctcatttttttttcacagtaacCTTTGGACTTCACCTTCTGAACTTCTTCCTGTGCCTCCCCTTGTCTGTCTGGCAGTGATCAGCCATGGAAGAACCCTTCCTGACCATAATGCTGTACTTCCAAGCAATGCTGTAGCAAGTCTGTTCAGGAATATTTGAATCGTAGTACTGAGGGTGGCTGTGGATTCAGGTACTATCCTTCACCTGATTATGCTGGCCAATCATGATGGCCATACACCTACCTCTTCTTAAGTAAAGGCCTAGATTCTGCATGGCTTGAGTATTTTATCTAGGTTGCCCCAGGTATGTTGCCTATATAATGAGACCTACCTACATTAAACAGGGTACATCCATTCTTTCTCTGCAGGGAGGGAATTGCCATGCCTCTGTGTGAGTTGGCTTTGACAACATGGGATTTTTCTTGCAGTCACTTGTCGTTTTATTGTTTGTAAGTTTGCCCAAGAAGCGCTGCCAGAGATGGAGAAGAGAATTTTGCCCTTTTATATGGCACTTGATGCTACTTGCCTCAAACTAAGCCTTACAGGTTATTGGGGAGCATGCTCCCTCTGCTGGGATCTCCAAACCTGTCTCGGCTTATGAATTCCCTGTAGAACTTGCCTCCACTATTTCCATTCCCTGAAGAACTGTTGTGAAACCAATGTTTCAGTGCCTGTCAGATTCCCTCTGGTCTATATGAGGCCTGATGGAAGCTTGAAAGGCAGATTTTATTCTGATAAAGCAAAGAGTAAATTgtaaaattcaattaaaatactAAGATATGTTgtcagctatttttttcctccctgcttaCAGGTAGGATCTCCACGAGACTGCGTGGCTGCCTGTCCGAAGCAGAATCAGGCTGCTGTGCTCCAGAGTCTAGGCCCCTGCAGCCATTTCAACCATGTTTGAAGCTGAGCAGGTACCATGCAAGTTGCCACTGTACAAAATGCTGCTGTCAATGTAGAATTGGTTGTAGGGGGTGACAAATGACAATGCCAAAATGATGTCAAAATGTTCTTGCTCCAGGATCTCTTTCATCAGTTTTAGGTGCAAATTTCCTAGGTTCAAGCATGAGCTGTAACTGGCTCAGTTAAGCCCGCAGGGGACTGTGCTGCGAGGAAAGAGGGTGATGAGGGAGAGGACGGTCAGCCTGCGGTCCTTCTTCCCTTGTCTTCGCCACTAGGCGAAGAGACTGTGTGGAGATGCAGTCGCCCAAGAAGGGGGTAATTTGAAGTTACTCTGTCATTGTTCTCTGTTGTGGTAAAATTCATTATTTGTAATGCTGCTGGGAAATCTTGAGGTAACTTTCCTGCTGCACTAGCTGTTGTGGCTTGCTCTGCGGTTTTCTAGGAATATGATCAGGTTCATATTTCCAGAGCTGGAGTACAGATTGTGGTATGCTGGCTTGCCTTCCCACACGGCATAGAAACTGATTTGTCTTTCCAAACGTTacagtttgcctttttttgtggCAGTAACCATGCAGTAACACACACTACTGCATGGTGCAGGAAGTACCAAGTGTGCAGCATTTTCAGTAGTCTGGCAGCTGGAGATGCAGTAAGTGCTGCATTTCTGAACAGATCGCGCTTGACAGGTTAATTATGCTGCCGACAGACTTGGCATTTGGAGTGCCTTGATTTCCTTCCTTTGACAATCGTTAAAGGTCTCAGCTGTCACATCTGTGACTGACAGAACTGAAGATGATGCATCCCTGTGAGCTTCTTGCAGTTTCCCATGTTTGGTAGTCATTAATGCCAGCGATGGGTAACCTGTTGCATTTCTATTGCTTTGACTCCCTAGGGAACTTCACACTGTCAataactctttctttctttctttttttctcccccccccccacccctacagaaaaagaaaaaagcttctaCCCTTCAGAAGGGTTGTTACCCTTACTGTCCTGGTCTCATGCCTAAATGCCTTTGAGGAACTGGGACGGACAGACACAGATGCTGTCGCTCACTGTCGCTCGCTGTCTCAGGGAGAATGAAGACACCAGTGGCCCTCACCAGTGTGCCATTTTCTATAATGATTTAGATGTACCTCTTGTCTGGTCTCATAGGTCAGTTCCCATCACTGCTCCTTGATCTGCTCTTCCCTTCAGACCTCCAGGCACCAAACAGCAAACCCCCCTATGGGAAAACAACAGCCAGGATAAATATGACATTATTCTGGAGCTGATCAAGATGAACAAGCCTGAGAAAACGCCACAGTAGTCCAGATCTATTCCTTATTGCTTTCCTCATTCCTATGATCTGATAAAACTCTCATCGCCTTGATGCCCTCTAGTTCTTTGGGGATCAGGGCCTTTTAAAAACCCTGGCTTCCATTTATGTATTGTGTTAGTGACATAAGGGCTCTTCGCCACCCTCAGGGGTATGCTGTcctgcagaaggggaaaggcAGAGTGCAGAGACAACATACAGCTTCCTCTCTGAGTTCTTAAGGGATCCAC carries:
- the EXD2 gene encoding exonuclease 3'-5' domain-containing protein 2 isoform X1, which produces MPRRAAVTITVATLLGVAVGGLVAWRAARRRRGTACGSGQRGAGARNSGEEKLVEVEDKEALAFFASPTFSWVERILGADVVIVSEQEQWDRVEPLLKKELEKWPVLGIDCEWVSVEGKANPVSLLQMASSSGLCILVRLPRLVAGGQPIPKTLLDIMADSTVLKVGVGCWEDACKLLQDYGFPVKGSVDLRNLAMRQQKDLLHNCLSLKSLAEKVLNYPLDKSSHVRCSNWEAEELTQDQVLYAAKDAQVSVALFLHLLGLAFLPATSEGEKSVAAWEEALHRCQGLVDIPFRGRRSGSAGEEKSGEVGSPQKMKNRKSTANSQPSGSQQARDPRRQKRKPLGVGYSARKSPLYDNCFLHAPDGQPLCTCDRKKAQWYLDKGIGELVSTDPFVVKLQFEPSGRPESQVDYYLTVKENLCVVCGKRESYIRKNIVPHEYRRHFPIQMKDHNSHDVLLLCTSCHAISNYYDNHLKQQLAEEFSAPIGSEEGVRLLEDPLRRQVRSGARALLNADSLPDPRRAELLQGIKDYFNTEAVTPEMLQEAAGLETRICNENFMPHGLKVVQCFAKGGLRSLMQLERRWRQHFLDSMQPKYLPEQWSVDHNHGKLIRKYGEDLQIELS
- the EXD2 gene encoding exonuclease 3'-5' domain-containing protein 2 isoform X2; translated protein: MASSSGLCILVRLPRLVAGGQPIPKTLLDIMADSTVLKVGVGCWEDACKLLQDYGFPVKGSVDLRNLAMRQQKDLLHNCLSLKSLAEKVLNYPLDKSSHVRCSNWEAEELTQDQVLYAAKDAQVSVALFLHLLGLAFLPATSEGEKSVAAWEEALHRCQGLVDIPFRGRRSGSAGEEKSGEVGSPQKMKNRKSTANSQPSGSQQARDPRRQKRKPLGVGYSARKSPLYDNCFLHAPDGQPLCTCDRKKAQWYLDKGIGELVSTDPFVVKLQFEPSGRPESQVDYYLTVKENLCVVCGKRESYIRKNIVPHEYRRHFPIQMKDHNSHDVLLLCTSCHAISNYYDNHLKQQLAEEFSAPIGSEEGVRLLEDPLRRQVRSGARALLNADSLPDPRRAELLQGIKDYFNTEAVTPEMLQEAAGLETRICNENFMPHGLKVVQCFAKGGLRSLMQLERRWRQHFLDSMQPKYLPEQWSVDHNHGKLIRKYGEDLQIELS